The following are from one region of the Sandaracinus amylolyticus genome:
- a CDS encoding lysophospholipid acyltransferase family protein, translating to MGLAGHVTRAVTRALLPAAEQERLAGLQLHDAGHGWDRLGMHPDSVKLSAATTRFLYEVWFRVDSRGAEGIPSTGPVILAANHAGLLPLDGVMLWADVLRHTSPPRVVRMVADTFVPRLPFVGTAFSRTGVVGGNRATVDRLLDDGELLGVFPEGVPGIAKPSSERYQLRPFRVGHAELAIQHGAPIVPVGIVGSEEQWPELARIESFHLWGAPYLPIPATPLPLPVRYRIRYGTPIDPRARFSARQADDPGAARALAREVQAAVQALIDQGLRERKGLFR from the coding sequence ATGGGTCTCGCCGGCCACGTCACGCGCGCGGTGACACGCGCGCTCCTGCCCGCCGCGGAGCAGGAGCGTCTCGCGGGCCTGCAGCTCCACGACGCGGGGCACGGCTGGGATCGGCTGGGCATGCACCCCGACTCGGTGAAGCTCTCGGCCGCGACCACACGCTTCCTCTACGAGGTCTGGTTCCGCGTCGACTCGCGCGGCGCCGAGGGCATCCCGAGCACGGGTCCGGTGATCCTCGCCGCGAACCACGCGGGGCTCCTCCCGCTCGACGGCGTGATGCTGTGGGCCGACGTGCTGCGTCACACGAGCCCGCCGCGCGTGGTGCGCATGGTCGCCGACACCTTCGTGCCGCGACTGCCCTTCGTGGGCACCGCGTTCAGCCGCACCGGTGTGGTCGGGGGCAACCGCGCGACCGTCGATCGTCTGCTCGACGACGGAGAGCTGCTCGGCGTGTTCCCCGAGGGCGTGCCCGGGATCGCGAAGCCGTCCTCGGAGCGCTACCAGCTGCGCCCGTTCCGCGTGGGCCACGCCGAGCTCGCGATCCAGCACGGCGCGCCGATCGTGCCGGTCGGCATCGTCGGATCGGAAGAGCAGTGGCCCGAGCTCGCGCGCATCGAGTCGTTCCACCTCTGGGGCGCGCCCTACCTGCCGATCCCCGCGACGCCGTTGCCGCTGCCGGTGCGCTACCGCATCCGCTACGGCACGCCGATCGATCCCCGCGCGCGCTTCTCGGCGCGACAAGCCGACGATCCCGGCGCCGCGCGAGCGCTCGCGCGCGAGGTGCAGGCCGCGGTGCAGGCGCTGATCGATCAGGGCCTCCGCGAGCGAAAGGGGCTCTTCCGATGA
- a CDS encoding DNA-methyltransferase: MPEAAVPSASYWLSRLDAVAWLRGLPDASVDLVVTDPPYESLEKHRAVGTTTRLKHSKSSSNDWFTVFPNARFEELFREVHRVMRKNTHFYLFCDQETAFHAKPVGEKVGFKFWKPLIWSKVTMGMGYHYRSTYEMILFFEKGKRRLNDLGISDVIVEKRIHRGYPTEKPVRVNRVLIEQSTAPGEIVIDPFMGTGSAGLAAIEVGRSFWGNDISEKAIAIAEERLGASGAARLATPPFPRTLLAF, encoded by the coding sequence GTGCCCGAGGCCGCCGTTCCTTCCGCTTCGTATTGGCTCAGCCGGCTCGACGCCGTCGCGTGGCTGCGCGGCCTGCCGGACGCGTCGGTCGATCTGGTGGTGACCGATCCGCCCTACGAGTCGCTGGAGAAGCACCGCGCGGTGGGCACCACCACGCGCCTCAAGCACAGCAAGTCGTCGAGCAACGACTGGTTCACGGTCTTCCCCAACGCGCGCTTCGAGGAGCTCTTCCGCGAGGTGCACCGCGTGATGCGGAAGAACACGCACTTCTATCTCTTCTGCGATCAGGAGACCGCGTTCCACGCCAAGCCCGTCGGAGAGAAGGTCGGCTTCAAGTTCTGGAAGCCGCTCATCTGGTCGAAGGTGACGATGGGCATGGGGTACCACTACCGCTCGACCTACGAGATGATCCTCTTCTTCGAGAAGGGAAAACGGCGGCTCAACGATCTCGGGATCTCCGACGTGATCGTCGAGAAGCGGATCCACCGGGGTTATCCCACCGAGAAGCCGGTGCGCGTGAACCGCGTGCTGATCGAGCAGAGCACGGCGCCCGGCGAGATCGTGATCGATCCGTTCATGGGCACCGGCTCGGCGGGGCTCGCGGCGATCGAGGTCGGCCGTTCGTTCTGGGGCAACGACATCAGCGAGAAGGCGATCGCGATCGCCGAGGAACGGCTCGGCGCGAGCGGTGCGGCCCGGCTCGCGACGCCGCCCTTCCCCCGCACGCTCTTGGCGTTCTGA
- a CDS encoding PD-(D/E)XK nuclease superfamily protein yields MPLTGTQYANLIASYVVHNFGHRGITVYREVYLGKTIIGKNRRLDILILEEQTRVAMGLECKYQDTAGTADEKIPYALADLEQLDMPVCLVYAGKGWSGGILHMLRASPLAAYCEPDGESLAPSDQTRELDAALAMTFKWWDLVVRGKTPFTIGKKA; encoded by the coding sequence ATGCCGCTCACCGGGACGCAGTACGCGAACCTGATCGCGTCGTACGTGGTGCACAACTTCGGGCACCGCGGGATCACGGTCTATCGCGAGGTCTATCTCGGCAAGACGATCATCGGGAAGAACCGACGGCTCGACATCTTGATCCTCGAGGAGCAGACGCGCGTCGCGATGGGCCTCGAGTGCAAGTACCAGGACACCGCGGGCACCGCCGACGAGAAGATCCCCTACGCGCTCGCCGACCTGGAGCAGCTCGACATGCCGGTGTGCCTCGTCTACGCGGGCAAGGGCTGGAGCGGCGGGATCCTGCACATGCTGCGCGCCTCGCCGCTCGCAGCGTACTGCGAGCCCGACGGGGAGTCGCTCGCCCCCAGCGATCAGACGCGCGAGCTCGATGCGGCGCTCGCGATGACGTTCAAGTGGTGGGATCTCGTGGTGCGCGGCAAGACGCCGTTCACGATCGGGAAGAAGGCATGA
- a CDS encoding HAMP domain-containing sensor histidine kinase, whose translation MREERCRPTPPPFGRGLTYWVRAKLHRRIFAWFGASIVMTGASVWLVLSLAAAPYRGWHEDWERLRHFVGHQYAVVWDDPAARDELARTTSDQLDVQVVLEDARGHELSRFGARECRHPRFEAPVVRGGREVGHVEVCAERAQPRPGWLLILGVVVACLTLWAASGVIARRLVRPLSHVVQVARDVGTGKLGSRVRIGHHRTGELGVLADAIDDMATRIEKQLRDQRELLAAVSHEIRTPLGHIRILLETARDGAERGEPLGTKTCDELEREVLEIDDLVGELLASSRLSFDAIERRPLEALDLGARALERAGLSIDLLESDEESVPFDGDATLLGRALANLLENAKRHAGGVVRLVIERDARGELGEQGGLVFAVDDEGPGFAGDEIEKVFDPFYRGERRAGASAGSLGLGLSLVRRIAQAHGGRAWAENRQGGGARVAFRVAPRQS comes from the coding sequence GTGCGTGAGGAACGCTGCAGGCCCACGCCGCCGCCCTTCGGTCGCGGGCTGACGTACTGGGTTCGCGCGAAGCTGCATCGCCGCATCTTCGCGTGGTTCGGCGCGTCGATCGTGATGACCGGTGCGAGCGTGTGGCTCGTGCTCTCGCTCGCGGCGGCGCCCTATCGCGGCTGGCACGAGGACTGGGAGCGGCTGCGCCACTTCGTCGGCCACCAGTACGCGGTGGTCTGGGACGATCCCGCGGCGCGCGACGAGCTCGCGCGGACCACGTCGGATCAGCTCGACGTGCAGGTCGTGCTCGAGGACGCGCGCGGGCACGAGCTCTCGCGCTTCGGCGCGCGCGAGTGTCGTCATCCCCGCTTCGAGGCGCCGGTAGTGCGCGGCGGGCGCGAGGTCGGGCACGTCGAGGTGTGCGCGGAGCGCGCGCAGCCGCGGCCCGGTTGGTTGCTGATCCTCGGGGTCGTCGTCGCGTGTCTCACGCTCTGGGCGGCGTCGGGCGTGATCGCGCGACGCCTCGTGCGCCCGCTCTCGCACGTGGTGCAGGTCGCGCGCGACGTGGGCACCGGCAAGCTCGGATCGCGGGTGCGCATCGGGCATCACCGCACCGGCGAGCTCGGCGTGCTCGCCGACGCGATCGACGACATGGCGACGCGCATCGAGAAGCAGCTTCGCGATCAGCGCGAGCTGCTCGCCGCGGTGAGCCACGAGATCCGCACCCCGCTCGGGCACATCCGCATCCTGCTCGAGACCGCGCGCGACGGAGCGGAGCGCGGCGAGCCGCTCGGGACCAAGACGTGCGACGAGCTCGAGCGCGAGGTGCTCGAGATCGACGATCTGGTGGGCGAGCTGCTCGCGAGCTCGCGCCTCAGCTTCGACGCGATCGAGCGACGTCCGCTCGAGGCGCTCGATCTCGGGGCGCGCGCGCTCGAGCGCGCCGGGCTCTCGATCGATCTGCTCGAGAGCGACGAGGAGAGCGTTCCCTTCGACGGCGATGCGACGCTGCTCGGTCGCGCGCTCGCGAACCTGCTCGAGAACGCGAAGCGGCACGCGGGCGGCGTGGTGCGCCTCGTGATCGAGCGCGACGCACGCGGCGAGCTCGGAGAACAGGGCGGCCTGGTGTTCGCGGTCGACGACGAGGGGCCGGGGTTCGCGGGCGACGAGATCGAGAAGGTGTTCGATCCGTTCTATCGCGGCGAGCGGCGTGCGGGCGCGAGCGCGGGATCGCTCGGGCTCGGGCTCTCGCTGGTGCGGCGCATCGCGCAGGCCCACGGTGGTCGCGCGTGGGCGGAGAATCGTCAGGGCGGCGGCGCGCGCGTCGCGTTCCGGGTCGCGCCGCGCCAATCCTGA
- a CDS encoding NAD-dependent epimerase/dehydratase family protein — protein MTGVLVTGATTLFGRALVERLLARRDGTTVLAVAAERTWPGVQDRRLHYLPLDLTRSRDVRELLFGPARDLAIDVVVHSAHHRSVRAKGRRVHALNVDATREMLQLAERHPTIRRFVYVGSAEIYRVDAALPALIGEDHPIEMSPEMPQRVRDRVEADLTVCVRMGLSPLSIAVLRLAETFAPECGSQLFDYLSSRVCYRPIGHDPMLDVISIEDATRATELALASRAQGVFNVPGADVLPLSAAIAYAKRIAIPIGASLIGPLYTARARVRGTEFEWSLNRRRFRWSGVLDGARAKRELGYQPQHRVRWTAPADETTEPTPRVHVDDTLRATPPT, from the coding sequence ATGACCGGCGTGCTGGTGACGGGCGCGACGACTCTCTTCGGTCGCGCGCTGGTCGAGCGCCTGCTCGCGCGGCGCGACGGCACCACGGTGCTCGCGGTCGCCGCGGAGCGGACGTGGCCCGGCGTGCAGGATCGCCGGCTCCACTACCTGCCGCTCGATCTCACGCGCTCGCGCGACGTGCGCGAGCTCCTCTTCGGGCCGGCGCGCGATCTCGCGATCGACGTCGTCGTCCACTCGGCGCACCACCGCAGCGTGCGCGCCAAGGGCCGTCGCGTGCACGCGCTGAACGTCGACGCGACGCGCGAGATGCTGCAGCTCGCCGAGCGTCATCCGACGATCCGCCGCTTCGTGTACGTCGGCTCCGCGGAGATCTATCGGGTCGACGCCGCGCTCCCCGCGCTGATCGGCGAGGATCATCCGATCGAGATGAGCCCCGAGATGCCGCAGCGAGTGCGCGACCGCGTCGAGGCGGACCTCACGGTGTGCGTGCGCATGGGGCTCTCACCGCTCTCGATCGCGGTGCTGCGTCTCGCGGAGACCTTCGCGCCCGAGTGTGGGAGCCAGCTCTTCGACTATCTCTCGTCGCGCGTGTGTTACCGGCCGATCGGGCACGACCCGATGCTCGACGTGATCTCGATCGAGGACGCGACGCGCGCCACCGAGCTCGCGCTCGCATCGCGCGCCCAGGGCGTGTTCAACGTGCCCGGCGCCGACGTGCTCCCGCTGAGCGCGGCGATCGCGTACGCGAAGCGCATCGCGATCCCGATCGGGGCATCGCTGATCGGCCCGCTGTACACGGCGCGCGCGCGGGTGCGCGGCACCGAGTTCGAGTGGTCGCTCAACCGCCGGCGCTTCCGGTGGAGCGGTGTGCTCGACGGCGCGCGCGCGAAGCGCGAGCTGGGGTACCAGCCGCAGCATCGGGTGCGGTGGACCGCGCCCGCCGACGAGACGACCGAGCCGACGCCGCGCGTGCACGTCGACGACACACTGCGCGCGACGCCGCCGACGTGA
- a CDS encoding DUF6183 family protein, with protein MSSNDLDDVDELVGAFVAGFSRYDSSAHRDRLRALFDQGGPAALLAVGDRLETRSLRWRTEARQHLLDDVTQLLATRPGIEHVRACLALLSRPLGARRGPERAVDLAMFQPLEVLLAAITGGCAADVLACWIQELVVGGIRLDRHPVIAAYWRALAHPLARLPLFLYDWERGLGDHVLRPHDVVHGWPGGWTWSAPESLAGASPPTTIETVALPATMREPTAVVLGSPLEPREVPPSWREPILSDVAGAWSIADGALAPTREVIALAWADLVRRAPRSRQPVRDLVELSASGALRALFGAIARGGPYDRGGLGAGSRLRAWRLLAEGCGAPPDAGLEQIAHAAVDCRWASFRVTGLHADEGWDFGIACVRADARTLLLKVGTAAD; from the coding sequence TTGAGCTCCAACGATCTCGACGACGTGGACGAGCTCGTCGGCGCGTTCGTCGCGGGCTTCTCGCGCTACGACTCGAGCGCGCATCGAGATCGGCTGCGCGCGCTCTTCGACCAGGGAGGCCCGGCCGCGCTGCTCGCGGTGGGCGATCGCCTCGAGACGCGATCGCTGCGGTGGCGCACCGAAGCCCGCCAGCATCTCCTCGACGACGTCACGCAGCTCCTCGCGACGCGCCCGGGGATCGAGCATGTGCGTGCCTGCCTCGCGCTGCTCTCGCGCCCGCTCGGCGCGCGTCGCGGCCCCGAGCGCGCCGTCGACCTCGCGATGTTCCAGCCGCTCGAGGTGCTCCTCGCGGCGATCACCGGAGGATGCGCCGCGGACGTGCTCGCGTGCTGGATCCAGGAGCTCGTCGTCGGCGGCATCCGGCTCGATCGCCATCCCGTGATCGCCGCCTACTGGCGCGCGCTCGCGCACCCGCTCGCGAGGCTCCCGCTCTTCCTCTACGACTGGGAGCGCGGGCTCGGTGATCACGTCCTCCGGCCTCACGACGTCGTGCACGGATGGCCGGGCGGATGGACCTGGTCGGCGCCCGAGTCGCTCGCGGGCGCGAGCCCACCGACCACCATCGAGACGGTCGCGCTCCCCGCGACGATGCGCGAGCCGACCGCGGTGGTGCTCGGCAGTCCGCTCGAGCCGCGCGAGGTGCCACCGTCCTGGCGCGAGCCGATCCTCTCCGACGTCGCGGGCGCGTGGTCGATCGCGGACGGCGCGCTCGCTCCGACGCGCGAGGTGATCGCGCTCGCATGGGCCGACCTCGTGCGACGAGCGCCGCGGTCACGGCAGCCGGTGCGCGACCTCGTCGAGCTCTCCGCATCGGGCGCGCTGCGCGCCCTCTTCGGGGCGATCGCGCGCGGAGGTCCCTACGATCGCGGCGGTCTCGGTGCGGGCTCGCGGCTGCGAGCGTGGCGGCTGCTCGCCGAAGGCTGCGGCGCACCGCCCGACGCGGGCCTCGAGCAGATCGCACACGCTGCGGTCGACTGCCGGTGGGCCTCGTTCCGCGTGACCGGGCTCCACGCGGACGAAGGCTGGGACTTCGGCATCGCGTGCGTCCGCG
- a CDS encoding thiol-disulfide oxidoreductase DCC family protein has protein sequence MTPDHPIVLFDGVCNLCHGAVQFIVDRDPRATFHFASLQSDRAAALLREHGRTPPAGDPESVVLVEDGRIYEHSTAALRIARRLGGLWPALYAFVIVPRFVRDAVYRLIARNRYRWFGRTEQCRVPTPELRARFLS, from the coding sequence GTGACCCCCGATCATCCGATCGTGCTCTTCGACGGCGTGTGCAACCTCTGCCACGGCGCGGTGCAGTTCATCGTCGATCGCGATCCCCGCGCGACGTTCCACTTCGCGTCGCTGCAGTCGGATCGCGCCGCGGCGCTCCTGCGCGAGCACGGCCGCACGCCGCCCGCGGGCGACCCCGAGAGCGTCGTGCTGGTCGAGGACGGGCGCATCTACGAGCACTCGACCGCGGCGCTGCGCATCGCGCGTCGGCTCGGTGGGCTCTGGCCCGCGCTCTACGCGTTCGTGATCGTCCCGCGCTTCGTGCGCGATGCCGTGTACCGATTGATCGCGCGCAATCGATATCGCTGGTTCGGCCGCACCGAGCAGTGCCGCGTCCCGACGCCCGAGCTGCGCGCGCGTTTCCTGTCCTAG
- a CDS encoding GNAT family N-acetyltransferase: MSWGVGAMRDGEGRAAGEMLGRAFAENPVAKACLSFCDRETRRSRVAWLNRGLVEAARRAGTIEVVREGDQVVGAQLSFAPGTWPLRASVYPWMAGGALGTGVRGAWRYARYDHEVHPFHPREPHFYLWVLGVEPALQGRGVGSALLRAFCARADAARMLAYLETDRWESVLLYQRHGFEVAQEVTIPALGDLRAWMMRRAAR, translated from the coding sequence ATGAGCTGGGGCGTCGGCGCGATGCGCGACGGCGAGGGTCGCGCGGCGGGCGAGATGCTCGGACGTGCGTTCGCCGAGAACCCGGTCGCGAAGGCGTGCCTCTCGTTCTGCGATCGCGAGACGCGGCGGTCGCGGGTGGCGTGGCTCAACCGCGGGCTCGTCGAGGCGGCGCGGCGCGCGGGGACGATCGAGGTCGTGCGCGAGGGTGATCAGGTCGTGGGCGCGCAGCTCTCGTTCGCGCCCGGCACGTGGCCGCTGCGTGCGAGCGTGTACCCGTGGATGGCCGGGGGCGCGCTCGGGACCGGCGTGCGCGGTGCGTGGCGCTACGCGCGCTACGACCACGAGGTGCATCCGTTCCATCCGCGCGAGCCGCACTTCTATCTCTGGGTGCTCGGCGTGGAGCCGGCGCTCCAGGGACGCGGCGTGGGCAGCGCGCTGCTGCGAGCGTTCTGCGCGCGCGCCGACGCGGCGCGGATGCTGGCGTACCTCGAGACCGATCGGTGGGAGAGCGTGCTGCTCTATCAGCGACACGGCTTCGAGGTCGCGCAGGAGGTCACGATCCCCGCGCTCGGCGATCTGCGTGCCTGGATGATGCGCCGCGCGGCCCGCTGA
- a CDS encoding VOC family protein, which yields MSNPKSVLTWFEIPCADIDRAARFYEAMTGTTLRREVFMGVPHAIFASSKDVDVGGTLVADPNNAPSGRGTVVYLDARGELDAWLTRAEQAGGTIALGATSIGALGTIAFVIDTEGNRVGLHTR from the coding sequence ATGAGCAATCCGAAGAGTGTCCTCACCTGGTTCGAGATCCCCTGCGCCGACATCGATCGTGCGGCTCGCTTCTACGAGGCGATGACCGGCACGACGCTGCGACGCGAGGTGTTCATGGGCGTCCCGCACGCGATCTTCGCGTCGTCGAAGGACGTCGACGTCGGAGGCACGTTGGTCGCCGATCCCAACAACGCGCCCTCGGGCAGAGGCACGGTGGTCTATCTCGATGCGCGCGGTGAGCTCGATGCGTGGCTCACGCGCGCCGAGCAGGCGGGCGGGACGATCGCGCTGGGCGCGACGTCGATCGGCGCGCTGGGCACCATCGCGTTCGTGATCGACACCGAGGGCAACCGCGTCGGGCTGCACACGCGCTGA
- a CDS encoding response regulator transcription factor, translating into MIRVLLIDDDRRLFELLETYLAQNGVTLAYAPDGPKGLAALGGGQSGAYDAVLLDVMMPQMDGLEVLRRIRVEKGALPVIMLTARGDETDRVVGLELGADDYVPKPFSPRELLARLRAVMRRGRPETGDQRISAAGISADLGTREVSVDGRVVELTGLEFDILVALIKRAGRVIPRNALLAEAGRDDVVVGERTVDVHISRLRKKLGDDPPQRIKTVRGVGYVLSREGVNGA; encoded by the coding sequence ATGATCCGGGTGCTCCTGATCGACGACGATCGACGGCTCTTCGAGCTGCTCGAGACGTATCTCGCGCAGAACGGAGTGACGCTCGCGTACGCGCCCGACGGGCCCAAGGGGCTCGCTGCGCTCGGTGGAGGTCAGAGCGGCGCGTACGACGCCGTGCTGCTCGACGTGATGATGCCGCAGATGGACGGGCTCGAGGTGCTGCGCCGCATCCGCGTCGAGAAGGGCGCGCTGCCGGTGATCATGCTGACGGCGCGCGGAGACGAGACCGATCGTGTGGTCGGTCTCGAGCTCGGCGCCGACGACTACGTGCCCAAGCCGTTCTCGCCCCGCGAGCTGCTCGCGCGACTGCGCGCGGTGATGCGGCGCGGTCGCCCCGAGACCGGCGATCAGCGCATCTCGGCCGCGGGCATCAGCGCGGATCTCGGCACCCGCGAGGTGAGCGTCGACGGGCGCGTCGTCGAGCTCACCGGGCTCGAGTTCGACATCCTCGTCGCGCTGATCAAGCGCGCGGGGCGCGTCATCCCGCGCAACGCGCTGCTCGCCGAGGCGGGGCGCGACGACGTCGTGGTCGGCGAGCGCACGGTGGACGTGCACATCTCGCGGCTGCGCAAGAAGCTCGGCGACGATCCGCCGCAGCGCATCAAGACGGTGCGCGGCGTCGGCTACGTGCTCTCGCGCGAAGGCGTGAACGGTGCGTGA